The DNA sequence GCATGTGCTCGCAGGGGCGTTTCTCGGCGTGTTGTTTCCCTGTATGATGGTCTCACAGACACTGACCGCTGTGGGAAAAGCGGCCTTCGATCTGGTCAATGAGATAAGAAGACAGTTCAGAGAAATCCCCGGGCTCATGGAGGGTAAGACACCTCCGGATTCGAACAGGTGCGTGGATATTGCCACCACGGGGGCGCTTAAAAGGATGATTGTTCCCGGAGTTTCAGCGGTATTGGCGCCAGTTCTGGTAGGTGTATTCATCGGGCCTCAGGCCCTCGGCGGATTCCTTGCAGGAGCGACGCTGTCCGGTGTTATCCTGGCCCTTTTTCTGGCCAATGCCGGTGGCGCCTGGGATAATGCGAAGAAGTATATCGAAAAGGGTAATTTAGGCGGTAAAGGCTCTGAAGTACATAAGGCAGCCGTCATCGGTGACACCGTGGGTGATCCCTGCAAGGATACCTCAGGTCCCGCCATGAATATCCTGATCAAGTTAATGTCGGTAGTGTCCCTCGTTACAGCACCGGCAATTGTTACCATCTATCAGATGATTTATTAATTCAGGACTGTTCACACCCTTACCACCCTCCCCTCCTGCGCGGTAGAGTGGTAAGGGAAGAACTGACGGCCTTAGAGGAGGGGGGTTAGTGGCTCTCTTTAAGGTAACGTCTTGCCACCTCCTCGGCAAGTGTGTAAGGATCAGATTCTCTGTGGGTCAATTTTTCTACCATGCAGTCGAATTCACCGCTTGTCACGAGGTCTCTTAAAACCGGTTCCAGGATAAAGTCACGGAGAGCTTCATTGATCTCAACGATCGTCTTCCTGCGGAGACGGTCACCCAAGAGCTGACTACCTGTCAGGTGCTGATAGTGCTCATCAATTTTAAGGGATAGCTCTTCAACCTTCTCTTTAAACGAGACCGGTTCAAACACGTTTTCCACCATGATTACAGGAGGTCTCCATCCGCCGGGGAAGTCATGTGCCATATTGAGCATGGCCTCTATCAGGCTGTAAAGCTGTTGTGCACCCTCGCGGTCTGCTTTATTAATCACAAAAATATCAGCGATCTCCATGATCCCCGCCTTCATTACCTGTATTTCGTCTCCCATGCCGGGTACCATAACTACAATGACGGTGTGGGCATGGTTGACGACTTCGACCTCCTGTTGTCCCGCACCCACTGTCTCCACGATGATGACATCTTTTCCCATGGCATCGAGGATATGAACGGCATCACCGACCGCCTTGGAGAGACCGCCGAGGGCCCCTCTGGTCGCCAGACTTCTGATAAATACCTCAGAATCCTCGGCATGTCGTTGCATGCGGATTCTGTCACCGAGAATAGCCCCACCGGTAAAGGGACTGGTCGGATCTACCGCCAGGACGCCAACGGTTCTCTTCTTTTCTCTAAATGACGTAATCAGAGCATCGGTAAGGGTACTTTTTCCCGCCCCTGGTGAACCGGTGATACCTACAATATGGGCCTTACCTGTATAGGGAAAGATGTGTTTGAGCGTTGTCTTTGCTTCGGGGAGACGGTCTTCCAAATTTCTGATCAGGCGAGTGGCCGTCCGCACATCCCCTTCTCTTATCTTTTCTGCCTTTTTCATATTTTCAAAACTCCTCATTTATTATTTGAGACCTTTGAAAATTGACTTCACAAGGGCTCAAAATCT is a window from the Syntrophales bacterium genome containing:
- the meaB gene encoding methylmalonyl Co-A mutase-associated GTPase MeaB; its protein translation is MKKAEKIREGDVRTATRLIRNLEDRLPEAKTTLKHIFPYTGKAHIVGITGSPGAGKSTLTDALITSFREKKRTVGVLAVDPTSPFTGGAILGDRIRMQRHAEDSEVFIRSLATRGALGGLSKAVGDAVHILDAMGKDVIIVETVGAGQQEVEVVNHAHTVIVVMVPGMGDEIQVMKAGIMEIADIFVINKADREGAQQLYSLIEAMLNMAHDFPGGWRPPVIMVENVFEPVSFKEKVEELSLKIDEHYQHLTGSQLLGDRLRRKTIVEINEALRDFILEPVLRDLVTSGEFDCMVEKLTHRESDPYTLAEEVARRYLKESH